In one window of Flavobacterium ginsengisoli DNA:
- a CDS encoding phage integrase SAM-like domain-containing protein: MATIKYLIQSRNQNANIYVRYSLNRESVWKRKTGFVVNPNDWNKDRGQPILKNQELKAIKFKLDKLSLFINEAYNNDVDKGIIFTGEWLQYQIDLFNNKVAVVDLDVLTNSIDSYIDSGDNLTRGSIKNLENLKKFITNYEVDNLKGKPVIIRDVGLDFIDTFKKYHKAKGRSVNYIGTYISILRAVINKASLNGIVTHPQFKQIKSIKEVKESEEIIILTEAEQELIKNVELVREAHINARKWLLLGCLIGQRAGDLLNITEKNIKIIKGSKIIELRQQKTGKLVVIPLLPKALEIIENGLPYKINLEHFNHYSKEVCKEAKINTKVKGKMRIDDKRTLTFGVYEKWQVVSSHVCRRSFATNFYGHIPTSVLMGITGHGTEQMFLKYIGKTTYDNAFQMLEYFDKLVPLDKK; the protein is encoded by the coding sequence ATGGCAACTATTAAATATTTAATTCAAAGCAGAAATCAAAATGCCAACATTTATGTTCGTTATTCATTGAATAGAGAATCTGTTTGGAAACGTAAGACTGGTTTTGTAGTTAATCCAAATGATTGGAATAAAGATAGAGGTCAGCCAATATTAAAAAATCAAGAATTGAAAGCAATTAAGTTTAAGTTGGATAAATTGTCTCTTTTTATTAATGAAGCTTATAACAATGATGTTGATAAAGGAATAATATTCACAGGTGAATGGTTACAATATCAAATAGACTTATTCAATAATAAAGTTGCTGTTGTTGACTTAGATGTACTAACTAATTCTATAGATTCTTATATAGATAGTGGAGATAATTTAACTAGAGGTTCTATCAAAAATTTAGAAAACCTGAAAAAATTTATTACTAATTATGAAGTTGATAATTTAAAAGGTAAGCCAGTGATTATTAGAGATGTTGGTTTGGATTTTATCGATACATTTAAAAAATATCATAAAGCTAAAGGTCGCTCTGTTAATTACATAGGTACTTATATTTCAATATTGCGAGCAGTTATTAATAAGGCATCATTAAATGGGATTGTAACGCATCCACAGTTTAAACAAATCAAATCTATAAAAGAAGTCAAAGAATCTGAGGAGATTATAATATTGACAGAAGCAGAACAAGAACTTATAAAGAATGTAGAATTAGTGCGTGAAGCTCACATCAACGCTAGAAAATGGCTATTGCTAGGCTGTTTAATTGGACAAAGAGCAGGTGATTTGCTTAATATTACAGAGAAAAATATTAAGATTATAAAAGGTTCTAAAATTATAGAATTAAGACAACAGAAAACAGGTAAATTGGTGGTTATTCCATTACTTCCAAAGGCATTAGAAATAATTGAAAATGGATTGCCGTATAAAATAAACTTAGAACATTTTAATCATTACAGCAAAGAAGTATGTAAAGAAGCTAAAATTAATACTAAGGTAAAAGGCAAAATGCGGATTGATGATAAAAGAACATTAACCTTTGGAGTATATGAAAAATGGCAAGTTGTTAGCTCACATGTTTGTAGACGTTCTTTCGCTACTAATTTTTATGGTCATATTCCAACTTCAGTTTTGATGGGAATAACTGGTCATGGAACAGAGCAAATGTTTTTAAAATATATTGGCAAAACGACTTATGATAATGCTTTTCAAATGTTGGAATATTTTGATAAATTAGTGCCGTTAGATAAAAAATAA
- a CDS encoding L,D-transpeptidase family protein produces MRTFYSFTVILGLSFFVFSFSKLESTNTTYTKTSNNTIVYHNNHDVNEISNDFFKRYSDLKKYKSDVMSLYKNRTLGTIWFDEDEISEFGTVLYEKAKKTNDLVIPYQKEIDQLFSSSSDKSTLSQTDADMLLSSLYVLYTKKNNADKKKLAYNEMLKDFLNYSTIEETATVDANAKVEYDQYYKLQDILKKYKRLENSSKWKPIVPAETPYKDLRPDAVSNTIAQVRTRLYLLGDLKNDSKSDVYDRELMDAVMKYKVRNGFKPNYILAEEHIKEMNVPLEDKVATLKLNMERCREISALIAASDEYVLVNVPSYELIYVKNGKVQLTSPVFVGAPLTKTTIFNGEIDRIVFSPYWTVPQSIVQNELRSKIASDPNYLAEKNMEMINGQVRQKPGPDNSLGLVKFMFPNPDDIYMHDTPSKTLFDFEKRTFSHGCINVKMAKELAVAMLKDYPEWTQEKIDKAMAGKVENSFKLTKKVPIYITYFTSLVNEKGEVGFFQDVYEKDGNSTNTETSITVN; encoded by the coding sequence ATGAGAACATTTTATTCATTCACCGTAATTTTAGGTTTGAGTTTTTTTGTATTTTCTTTTAGTAAACTTGAAAGCACTAATACTACATATACAAAAACTTCAAACAACACAATCGTTTACCATAACAATCATGATGTAAACGAAATTTCGAACGACTTCTTTAAAAGATATTCTGATTTGAAAAAATATAAATCTGATGTGATGTCGTTGTACAAAAACAGAACTCTTGGAACGATTTGGTTTGATGAAGACGAAATCAGCGAATTTGGAACTGTTTTGTATGAAAAAGCAAAAAAAACAAATGATTTGGTGATTCCTTATCAAAAAGAAATTGATCAATTGTTTAGCTCTTCATCAGACAAAAGCACTCTTTCTCAAACTGATGCAGACATGTTATTAAGTTCCTTGTATGTTTTATACACCAAAAAAAATAACGCAGATAAGAAAAAACTAGCTTACAATGAAATGCTGAAAGATTTCTTGAACTATAGCACAATCGAAGAAACAGCTACAGTTGATGCTAATGCAAAAGTGGAGTATGATCAATATTACAAATTGCAAGATATTCTAAAAAAATACAAAAGATTAGAAAATTCTAGCAAATGGAAACCAATTGTTCCTGCTGAAACTCCATACAAAGATTTACGTCCAGATGCGGTTTCAAATACTATTGCACAGGTTAGAACTCGTTTGTACTTATTAGGAGATTTAAAAAATGATTCTAAAAGTGATGTTTATGATCGTGAATTGATGGATGCCGTAATGAAATACAAAGTTCGTAATGGTTTTAAACCTAATTATATTTTAGCAGAAGAACATATTAAAGAAATGAATGTTCCGCTTGAAGATAAAGTTGCGACTTTAAAACTTAATATGGAAAGATGTCGTGAAATTTCGGCTTTAATTGCTGCTAGCGATGAGTATGTATTGGTAAATGTGCCTTCTTATGAATTGATTTATGTGAAAAACGGAAAAGTTCAATTGACTTCGCCTGTATTTGTGGGAGCGCCTTTAACCAAAACAACCATTTTTAATGGTGAAATTGACAGAATTGTTTTTAGCCCTTATTGGACAGTTCCGCAAAGCATTGTACAAAATGAATTAAGATCTAAAATTGCATCAGATCCAAATTATCTTGCAGAGAAAAACATGGAAATGATTAACGGACAAGTAAGACAAAAACCAGGACCAGACAATTCTTTAGGATTAGTAAAATTTATGTTTCCAAATCCAGATGATATTTATATGCACGATACGCCATCTAAAACTTTATTCGATTTTGAAAAAAGAACTTTCAGCCACGGATGCATTAATGTGAAAATGGCTAAAGAATTAGCTGTTGCAATGCTGAAAGATTATCCTGAATGGACTCAAGAAAAAATAGATAAAGCTATGGCTGGCAAAGTAGAAAACAGTTTTAAACTGACAAAAAAAGTACCTATTTATATTACTTATTTTACTTCATTGGTAAATGAAAAAGGTGAAGTTGGTTTCTTTCAAGATGTTTATGAAAAAGATGGCAACTCTACAAATACGGAAACATCTATTACTGTAAATTAA
- a CDS encoding cytochrome c oxidase assembly factor Coa1 family protein, whose protein sequence is MEDSNELVQKQSWLNRNWKWLIPSGCLTLLVLVALFIGGVFYEVTSVLKDSEAYKESMIAVENNKLVVEKLGSPVETDGMVSGTVTSHNNIRTCDVQVPLKGPKGKGTLFVVGEKRGTWKYSEMSVYIEKTNEKIDLLKK, encoded by the coding sequence ATGGAAGATTCAAACGAGTTAGTACAAAAACAAAGCTGGCTAAACCGAAACTGGAAATGGCTTATTCCTAGCGGATGTTTAACTCTTTTAGTATTAGTCGCTTTATTTATTGGAGGAGTTTTCTATGAAGTAACTTCAGTACTTAAAGATTCTGAAGCTTATAAAGAATCTATGATAGCCGTAGAAAATAACAAACTTGTAGTTGAAAAACTCGGATCTCCTGTAGAAACAGACGGAATGGTTTCTGGAACTGTGACTTCGCATAATAACATACGAACTTGCGATGTACAAGTTCCACTTAAAGGTCCAAAAGGCAAAGGAACTTTATTTGTTGTAGGCGAAAAAAGAGGTACATGGAAATACAGCGAAATGTCGGTCTACATTGAGAAAACAAATGAGAAAATTGATCTTTTGAAAAAGTAA
- a CDS encoding DUF4197 domain-containing protein — MKKILLLAVTFSLTSCAQVQQTLNQLPQISSQLPGVGGVDIASGLKEALNKGITEQVSKLTAVDGFYKNEAVKILMPEELQKVDATLRKVGLSSLADEGIKMMNRAAEDAVKEATPIFVSAVKNMSFTDAKNILLGNDSAATTYLQGSTTTALYAKFNPVIKSSFEKVGADAVWKNIITKYNTIPLVKKVNPDLTDYTTNQALSGVFKMIAVEEKEIRNNISARTTPLLKSVFALQDGK, encoded by the coding sequence ATGAAAAAGATTTTACTATTAGCCGTTACGTTTTCGCTTACTTCTTGCGCACAGGTACAACAGACTTTAAATCAATTGCCTCAAATATCTTCTCAGCTTCCGGGAGTTGGAGGAGTTGATATTGCTTCTGGTTTAAAAGAAGCGTTAAACAAAGGAATTACAGAACAAGTAAGCAAATTAACCGCAGTAGATGGATTTTACAAGAATGAAGCTGTAAAAATTTTAATGCCAGAAGAGCTTCAAAAAGTAGATGCAACCCTTCGTAAAGTGGGATTAAGCTCTCTTGCAGATGAAGGAATCAAAATGATGAATCGCGCTGCAGAAGATGCTGTAAAAGAAGCAACCCCGATCTTTGTTTCTGCTGTAAAAAACATGTCATTTACTGATGCTAAGAACATTCTTTTAGGAAATGATAGTGCGGCAACAACTTATTTGCAAGGCAGTACAACAACTGCATTATATGCCAAATTTAATCCCGTAATTAAAAGCTCTTTCGAAAAAGTAGGCGCAGATGCCGTTTGGAAAAACATCATAACGAAATACAACACTATTCCGCTAGTAAAAAAAGTAAATCCAGATTTAACTGATTATACAACCAATCAAGCTTTATCTGGTGTTTTTAAAATGATTGCCGTAGAAGAAAAGGAAATTAGAAATAATATCTCTGCAAGAACAACGCCTTTATTAAAAAGTGTTTTTGCTCTTCAGGACGGAAAATAA
- a CDS encoding ABC transporter substrate-binding protein: MKQIKDQLGTLHSFETAPKRIISLVPSQTELLYDLGLEEKIIGITKFCVHPFHFKSTKKTVGGTKKIHFEKIKILEPDIIICNKEENTQEIVEQLSAICPVWVTNIVSIEDNFQMISDFGQLFNCRTEAQKWNDKLAFALSDFKNYIQNIKEKKAAYFIWKNPYMVAGKDTYINELLKLNHFKNIYEDKGRYPEIELKKMRIEGDPDIVFLSSEPYPFKEEDAFEIGRFTHHAKTIFVDGEMFSWHGSRLLKAFQYFKLLHERLKN; the protein is encoded by the coding sequence ATGAAGCAAATAAAAGACCAGCTAGGTACTTTACATTCTTTTGAAACTGCTCCAAAACGTATTATTTCGCTTGTACCTTCTCAAACCGAATTATTATATGATTTAGGTTTGGAAGAAAAAATTATCGGAATAACGAAGTTCTGTGTTCATCCGTTTCATTTTAAATCTACCAAAAAGACTGTTGGCGGTACTAAGAAAATTCATTTCGAGAAAATAAAGATTCTTGAGCCAGATATTATCATTTGCAATAAAGAAGAAAACACGCAAGAAATTGTAGAGCAGTTAAGCGCAATCTGCCCAGTTTGGGTAACAAATATCGTTTCTATTGAAGATAATTTCCAGATGATTTCAGATTTCGGACAATTATTCAACTGTAGAACCGAAGCGCAAAAATGGAATGATAAGTTGGCTTTCGCCTTGAGCGATTTCAAAAATTATATTCAGAATATAAAAGAAAAGAAAGCGGCTTATTTTATTTGGAAAAATCCATATATGGTTGCAGGAAAGGATACCTATATAAATGAACTGCTTAAACTGAATCATTTTAAAAATATTTACGAAGACAAAGGACGTTATCCCGAAATCGAATTAAAGAAAATGCGTATTGAAGGCGATCCTGATATTGTTTTTCTTTCTTCAGAACCTTATCCTTTTAAAGAAGAAGATGCTTTTGAAATTGGAAGATTTACGCATCATGCCAAAACCATTTTTGTCGATGGCGAAATGTTTTCCTGGCATGGCAGTAGATTGTTAAAAGCATTTCAATATTTTAAATTACTTCACGAAAGATTAAAGAATTAG
- a CDS encoding Dps family protein has protein sequence MNPNIGITPKNLKKSASMLATILSNEMTLYVKTRKFHWNISGNSFMELHKLFEEQYRVLEANIDEVAERINQLGEKTIGTMKEFIDNSTLKESPKEYASQKNMLSELLENHEQLVTEFRGYIPIFESENNDIGSADFVTGLLQEHEKMAWILRRYQE, from the coding sequence ATGAACCCAAATATCGGAATTACACCAAAGAACCTAAAAAAGAGTGCCTCTATGCTGGCTACGATTTTGTCTAATGAAATGACATTGTACGTAAAAACAAGAAAATTTCACTGGAATATTTCTGGAAATAGTTTTATGGAACTGCATAAATTGTTTGAAGAGCAATATCGTGTGCTTGAGGCTAATATTGATGAAGTTGCAGAACGCATTAATCAGTTGGGAGAAAAAACGATTGGAACAATGAAAGAGTTTATAGATAACTCTACCTTAAAAGAATCTCCAAAAGAATATGCTTCGCAAAAAAATATGCTGTCTGAACTTTTAGAAAACCATGAACAATTGGTAACAGAATTTAGAGGCTATATTCCGATTTTTGAGAGTGAAAATAATGATATAGGTTCTGCCGATTTTGTGACAGGATTACTGCAAGAACACGAAAAAATGGCTTGGATTCTGAGACGATATCAGGAATAA
- a CDS encoding CsbD family protein yields MNTTEIKGNWNELKGKLKQKFATLTDDDLMFAEGKEDEMYGRLQKKLGKTKEEFHQILSEL; encoded by the coding sequence ATGAATACTACAGAAATAAAAGGAAACTGGAATGAGCTGAAAGGTAAACTGAAACAAAAGTTTGCAACTCTAACAGATGATGATTTGATGTTTGCTGAAGGAAAAGAAGACGAAATGTACGGAAGACTTCAGAAAAAACTGGGAAAAACAAAAGAGGAATTTCATCAAATCCTGTCAGAATTGTAA
- a CDS encoding helix-turn-helix domain-containing protein has translation MKLFIKFDINTICSLYLKQNLEENNVNFTTLGFGEIEIEDNLDAEALEKLKTKLAPCGFEVVENQKSVLVQKIKDAIIELVFMDDSNNYKSSVFLAEKLNHSYGYLSNVFSEVTYSSIENFIILQKIERAKQLIIINEMSLTEIAFLLNYSSVAHLSTQFKNTTGITPSAFQRIIKKRRENLK, from the coding sequence ATGAAACTATTTATAAAGTTCGATATCAATACCATTTGCTCTCTTTATTTAAAACAAAACTTAGAAGAAAACAATGTAAATTTTACAACTCTAGGATTTGGAGAAATTGAGATTGAAGACAATCTTGATGCCGAAGCATTGGAGAAATTAAAAACTAAATTGGCTCCTTGCGGTTTTGAAGTAGTTGAAAATCAAAAAAGTGTACTTGTCCAAAAAATAAAAGATGCGATTATTGAGCTTGTATTTATGGATGATAGCAATAATTACAAAAGTTCTGTGTTTTTGGCAGAGAAGCTAAACCACAGCTACGGATATTTATCTAATGTTTTCTCAGAAGTAACATACTCTTCTATAGAAAATTTTATTATTTTACAGAAAATTGAAAGAGCAAAACAGCTAATCATTATCAATGAAATGAGTTTGACTGAAATTGCTTTTTTACTAAATTATTCTAGTGTTGCGCATTTGAGTACACAGTTTAAAAATACAACTGGTATTACTCCATCTGCTTTTCAGAGAATTATTAAGAAACGAAGAGAAAATTTAAAATAA
- a CDS encoding response regulator — translation MQKNALHILLADDDEDDRLFFKDAFEEIKIQTNVNFVHDGMQLMDHLMNTDNKLPDILFLDLNMPKKTGKECLIEIKKTDHLKDIIIAIYSTSSSEEDIEDTFIQGANIYIKKPSDFNTLKKIINEVVTVNWHYHTSGLNRDNFLLRLK, via the coding sequence ATGCAAAAAAACGCATTACACATTTTATTGGCCGATGATGATGAAGATGACCGTCTTTTCTTTAAAGATGCATTTGAAGAAATAAAAATACAGACAAATGTAAATTTTGTCCACGACGGAATGCAGTTAATGGATCATTTAATGAATACAGACAATAAACTTCCTGATATTTTGTTTCTAGATTTAAACATGCCTAAAAAAACAGGTAAAGAATGTTTAATTGAAATTAAAAAAACGGACCACTTAAAAGATATAATTATTGCCATTTACTCTACTTCTTCGTCTGAAGAAGATATTGAAGACACATTTATTCAAGGCGCTAATATTTACATCAAAAAGCCTAGCGATTTCAATACGCTGAAAAAAATAATTAATGAAGTCGTAACTGTAAACTGGCACTATCATACCTCTGGGTTAAACCGTGATAATTTCTTGCTGCGACTAAAATAG
- a CDS encoding CHASE3 domain-containing protein, whose protein sequence is MKWIPNFNSSNSLRVIFVIAVFILLFLSSIAYKHNQDLNESSKLVMHTYEINIQLERLMSAIKDAETGQRGYIITRNARFLTPYIYSRDKVNTSFITLKKLTADNESQQENLQKLFKLITQRFVSFENCLKYSDPKTYDKRKLDNHMFGGRILMENIRFKVDEMNDIEKTYLKKRLKIYDAEISLSPLFSISLFLVALSFILLSYRQISRDFERLKVFNKKLLISSGLISESENIGKFSTWQWDLDSDKIDFSDNQFRLLGLEPKSFAPNKATLLKYVHPDDKESVAKAIDGIIEKKHLPFVYYKIVRPDFEVRYFKTTGKLVTDQQGSKILLGINFDITDEHLLNIELQERNKELEKSNKELASFNHVASHDLQEPLRKIQTFISRVSDADKKVMSESGKNYITKIESSAKRMRVLIDDLLLFSRTNTTKKEFIKTSLNDLLSNAESELAEIIEEKKAVIKVSKLPKLSVIPYQIERLFINLIGNSLKYSKPDIEPEISISSEKVNSSEYPEILEQSIKKFHKITFTDNGMGFDPQFKETIFILFQRLHSKTDYPGTGIGLAICKKIVENHKGHITADSTLGKGSVFTVFLPD, encoded by the coding sequence ATGAAATGGATACCAAATTTTAATTCTTCAAACTCTTTGAGAGTTATTTTTGTAATCGCAGTTTTCATTCTGTTATTTCTTTCTTCAATTGCTTACAAACATAATCAAGACTTGAACGAATCGAGTAAATTGGTTATGCATACCTACGAAATCAACATACAGCTCGAACGCTTAATGTCGGCTATAAAAGATGCAGAAACGGGCCAGCGAGGATATATCATCACTCGCAATGCCCGTTTTCTAACTCCTTACATTTATTCGAGAGATAAGGTAAATACTTCTTTTATTACCTTAAAAAAACTAACTGCTGATAATGAGTCGCAACAGGAAAATCTTCAGAAGCTTTTCAAACTCATTACCCAACGCTTTGTTTCTTTTGAGAACTGTTTAAAATACAGCGATCCAAAAACATACGACAAAAGAAAACTCGACAATCACATGTTTGGCGGAAGGATCTTAATGGAAAACATTCGCTTTAAGGTCGACGAAATGAACGATATTGAAAAAACATATCTCAAAAAAAGGCTTAAAATTTACGATGCCGAAATCTCATTAAGTCCGCTTTTTTCTATTTCGCTATTCTTGGTTGCTTTAAGCTTCATTTTATTATCTTACAGACAAATTAGCCGCGATTTTGAGCGCTTGAAAGTATTCAATAAAAAGCTTTTAATCTCAAGCGGATTAATTTCTGAATCTGAAAATATCGGTAAATTCAGCACTTGGCAATGGGATTTGGATTCTGACAAAATAGATTTCTCAGACAATCAGTTTCGATTATTAGGCCTTGAGCCAAAATCTTTTGCTCCCAATAAAGCAACACTTTTAAAATACGTGCATCCAGATGATAAAGAATCTGTTGCAAAGGCAATTGACGGAATTATAGAAAAGAAACATCTTCCGTTTGTATACTACAAAATTGTACGTCCCGATTTTGAAGTTCGTTATTTTAAAACTACGGGCAAACTCGTAACCGACCAACAAGGAAGCAAAATTTTACTTGGAATTAATTTTGATATTACAGACGAACATCTTCTTAATATTGAACTTCAGGAAAGAAATAAAGAGTTGGAGAAAAGCAACAAAGAGTTGGCTTCATTTAATCATGTGGCAAGTCACGATTTGCAGGAACCACTGAGAAAAATACAAACTTTTATTTCGAGAGTTTCTGATGCCGATAAAAAAGTCATGTCTGAAAGCGGCAAAAATTACATCACTAAAATTGAAAGTTCAGCAAAAAGAATGCGTGTTTTAATAGACGATCTTCTTTTGTTTTCGAGAACGAATACCACGAAAAAAGAGTTCATCAAAACAAGCCTTAATGACCTTTTAAGCAATGCAGAATCTGAATTGGCAGAAATAATCGAAGAAAAGAAAGCAGTGATTAAGGTTTCAAAACTTCCAAAACTTTCTGTAATTCCATATCAGATCGAGCGACTATTTATTAACTTAATTGGAAATTCATTAAAATACAGTAAGCCTGATATTGAACCAGAGATATCAATTTCTAGCGAAAAAGTAAATTCTTCCGAGTATCCAGAAATATTAGAACAGTCTATAAAGAAATTTCATAAAATTACTTTTACAGATAACGGAATGGGATTTGATCCTCAGTTTAAAGAAACTATTTTTATTCTTTTTCAGCGTCTTCATTCTAAAACAGACTATCCAGGAACCGGAATCGGATTGGCAATCTGCAAGAAGATTGTAGAAAATCATAAAGGCCATATTACAGCCGATAGTACTTTGGGCAAAGGCTCTGTATTTACCGTATTCCTGCCCGATTAA
- a CDS encoding DUF4142 domain-containing protein — MKAISPLKATYLKVFFLFVLVVCITSCRKINPIENTLKNQAFAKNDREETEVFFFISAANISKSIISKSQIAQQKSSDVIVQELSKRIEIEENQLLQEVTKMATSKLIVITEINAMHKRDLYNLIDASNKDFNSIYLDATTEALCDQIELLEKISKETNDKQILELVLRFLPEQYKLLRETERIKKQNE, encoded by the coding sequence ATGAAAGCAATTTCCCCATTAAAAGCTACTTATCTTAAAGTCTTTTTCTTATTTGTATTAGTGGTCTGCATCACGTCATGCAGAAAAATTAATCCGATTGAAAATACTTTGAAAAATCAAGCTTTTGCAAAAAATGACAGAGAAGAAACAGAAGTCTTCTTTTTTATTTCAGCGGCGAATATTAGCAAATCTATTATTTCAAAAAGTCAAATTGCACAACAAAAAAGTTCAGATGTAATTGTTCAGGAATTAAGCAAAAGAATAGAAATTGAAGAGAATCAGTTGCTACAAGAAGTAACCAAAATGGCCACATCTAAGCTCATTGTCATTACTGAAATAAACGCCATGCACAAACGAGACCTGTACAACCTCATTGATGCTAGCAACAAAGATTTTAACAGCATCTATCTCGACGCCACAACAGAAGCTTTATGTGATCAAATTGAATTACTTGAAAAGATTTCTAAGGAAACAAATGATAAACAAATTTTGGAACTGGTTCTCCGTTTTTTGCCCGAACAATACAAACTCTTACGAGAGACTGAAAGAATAAAAAAACAAAATGAATAA
- a CDS encoding porin family protein, which translates to MKLQANFLCALTLFLSASFGMLHAQDNNVNTEFGVKGGFNMSNLYGSGDDVDDNNVLYGFNAGVYATLPISDFVAIQPELLFTTKGAKLEYNNALASGDAKFRLNYIELPLLVRVNVTKNFNIHAGGYASYLVSSKVSGNGSIDFDQDIDTDDLAKFDAGISAGVGVDFNPISVGLRYNYGLTTVGKERTVAGTTYTFPDAKNSNLTLYLSYKLN; encoded by the coding sequence ATGAAATTACAAGCCAATTTTTTATGCGCCTTAACACTTTTTTTATCAGCTTCGTTTGGAATGCTGCACGCTCAGGACAATAATGTAAATACCGAATTTGGTGTAAAAGGAGGATTCAACATGTCTAATCTTTACGGCAGCGGAGATGATGTAGATGACAACAATGTTTTATACGGATTTAATGCCGGAGTTTATGCTACACTTCCTATTTCAGATTTTGTAGCAATTCAGCCAGAACTTTTGTTTACCACAAAAGGGGCAAAATTAGAATACAACAACGCTCTTGCTAGTGGGGATGCAAAATTTAGACTTAATTATATCGAGCTTCCGCTTTTAGTGCGAGTTAATGTGACAAAAAACTTTAACATTCACGCCGGTGGTTACGCTTCTTATCTAGTAAGCTCTAAAGTAAGCGGAAACGGAAGTATTGATTTTGACCAAGATATTGACACAGATGATCTTGCCAAATTTGACGCAGGTATTTCTGCTGGTGTTGGAGTAGATTTTAACCCAATTAGCGTAGGATTACGTTACAATTACGGTTTAACCACTGTAGGTAAAGAAAGAACCGTTGCAGGAACAACATATACATTTCCTGACGCAAAAAACAGCAACTTGACTTTATATCTTTCTTATAAGTTAAATTAA
- a CDS encoding lmo0937 family membrane protein: MSNLLYTIAVILVILWALGFFVYSFGSIIHILLVIAIIAVLLRLIKGREV; the protein is encoded by the coding sequence ATGTCAAACTTATTATATACAATCGCAGTGATTCTGGTGATACTTTGGGCTCTTGGGTTCTTTGTTTACAGTTTCGGAAGCATTATTCATATTCTTCTTGTAATTGCCATTATTGCCGTATTGCTTCGACTAATTAAAGGTCGAGAAGTATAA
- a CDS encoding YtxH domain-containing protein: MKTSSTILGILGAAAAGAFIGVLFAPDKGSNTRKKIKDKSKDYGDNLKTKFDGIVNTITSNGKEIIEEGKSKLNQVKEDYNTLKDDVKTVKSNY, from the coding sequence ATGAAAACTAGTAGCACAATTTTAGGAATTTTAGGAGCCGCAGCGGCGGGAGCATTCATAGGTGTTTTATTTGCACCAGACAAAGGGTCAAACACAAGAAAAAAAATCAAAGATAAATCAAAAGATTACGGTGATAATCTAAAAACAAAATTTGATGGTATTGTAAACACAATCACTTCAAACGGTAAAGAAATTATCGAAGAAGGAAAATCTAAACTTAACCAAGTTAAAGAAGATTACAATACGCTGAAAGACGACGTTAAAACAGTAAAATCAAACTATTAA
- a CDS encoding DUF5723 family protein, which yields MEDADDIFEFFDANYTKISSRKGVKANLPTALHTNFDWNINQRFYLNLSGDFSLVDAKKVNGTAIANSVTFSPRYETRQFSFYVPVTYMQYSGTQIGAGFRAGPLFIGSGTLFTNLFSNTSKGCNIYAGLKLPIYQDYR from the coding sequence ATTGAGGATGCAGATGATATTTTTGAATTTTTTGACGCTAACTATACTAAAATATCTTCTAGAAAAGGAGTGAAAGCAAATTTACCAACGGCTTTGCACACCAATTTTGATTGGAATATCAATCAAAGATTTTATTTGAATTTAAGTGGGGATTTCAGTTTAGTAGATGCCAAAAAAGTAAACGGAACTGCAATTGCCAATTCGGTAACTTTTTCGCCAAGATACGAAACAAGACAATTTAGCTTTTATGTTCCTGTAACGTATATGCAATACAGCGGAACGCAAATAGGAGCTGGTTTTAGAGCAGGTCCATTATTTATTGGTTCTGGAACTCTATTTACCAATCTGTTTTCAAACACTTCAAAAGGCTGTAACATTTACGCAGGTTTGAAATTACCGATTTATCAGGATTATAGGTAG